One Sphingomonas sabuli genomic region harbors:
- a CDS encoding nuclear transport factor 2 family protein, with the protein MHLPKPIADYVAANARLDIDGMLSVFLADAVFIDNGKRFESRAAIRRLFEEEVIPVRAIFTPDAVRDDGGAIVVEGPAHGDFPGSPLRFTYRFELLHGAIKTLETSV; encoded by the coding sequence ATGCACCTGCCCAAGCCGATCGCCGACTACGTCGCGGCCAACGCCCGCCTCGACATCGACGGCATGTTGAGTGTCTTCTTGGCCGACGCCGTTTTCATCGACAACGGCAAGCGTTTCGAGAGTCGCGCCGCGATCCGCCGGCTGTTCGAGGAAGAGGTGATCCCGGTCCGGGCGATCTTCACGCCCGATGCCGTCCGCGACGACGGTGGTGCGATCGTGGTCGAAGGGCCCGCCCATGGCGATTTCCCGGGCAGCCCGCTGCGCTTCACCTACCGCTTCGAGCTTCTGCACGGCGCCATCAAGACGCTGGAGACGTCGGTATGA
- a CDS encoding LysR family transcriptional regulator has translation MSRHSLIELEAVLAIVRCGSFRAAALDLGMSTTAVSNAVGKLERDLAVRLFNRTTRSVSLTYAGRIFVGQIRPALEDIHKAMNTARSQQETPSGTLRINAFATAAREIMAPLVLTYLQRYPQVHIDLVTEGRLVDVVAAGFDLGVRSADLVPSDAIAIPLGKARRMAVAVSPDFFNDRPIPQTPQAVLEHPCLRVRLPNGALFRWRFEKEGEEVQIDVDGPITLDEASLARIAATNGVGIGYFMESDVREDIAAGRLVRILDDWTPPLAPLCLYYSNRRNSSAAFQAFIALARDFAAGGLAQA, from the coding sequence ATGAGTCGTCACTCGCTGATTGAGCTGGAAGCGGTCCTGGCCATCGTCCGTTGCGGCTCGTTTCGCGCGGCGGCGCTCGATCTCGGCATGTCGACCACCGCCGTCAGCAATGCCGTGGGCAAGCTCGAGCGCGACCTTGCCGTGCGCCTGTTCAACCGCACCACGCGCAGCGTTTCGCTGACCTACGCCGGGCGGATTTTCGTCGGGCAGATCAGGCCTGCGCTCGAGGACATCCACAAGGCGATGAACACAGCGCGTTCGCAGCAGGAGACGCCGTCCGGCACCTTGCGCATCAACGCCTTCGCAACGGCGGCGCGCGAGATCATGGCGCCGCTCGTCCTGACCTACCTGCAGCGCTATCCGCAGGTGCACATCGACCTGGTGACCGAGGGGCGGCTGGTCGACGTGGTGGCTGCGGGCTTCGACCTGGGGGTGCGCAGCGCGGACCTGGTCCCAAGCGATGCGATCGCCATCCCGCTGGGAAAGGCGCGCCGCATGGCGGTTGCCGTATCGCCCGACTTTTTCAACGACAGGCCGATTCCCCAGACTCCACAGGCGGTGCTCGAACATCCCTGCCTGCGCGTCCGGCTGCCCAACGGCGCGCTGTTCCGATGGCGCTTCGAGAAGGAGGGCGAGGAGGTGCAGATCGACGTCGACGGTCCGATCACCCTCGACGAAGCGTCGCTGGCCCGGATCGCGGCGACCAACGGCGTGGGGATCGGATATTTCATGGAATCCGACGTGCGCGAAGACATTGCGGCCGGCCGGTTGGTGCGCATCCTCGACGACTGGACGCCGCCGCTTGCGCCGCTGTGCCTGTACTATTCCAATCGCCGCAATTCTTCGGCCGCCTTCCAGGCCTTTATCGCGCTGGCCCGCGACTTCGCCGCCGGAGGGCTGGCGCAGGCGTAG
- the soxR gene encoding redox-sensitive transcriptional activator SoxR yields MEKRALTIGDVARRTGLSVSAIRFYEDRGLVSSFRTGGNQRRFERAEIRRLSFAVIAQQLGLTLAEIEAELSLLPHGRPPTSADWQKISARIRERLNVKIAQIERTRDLLDGCIGCGCLSMERCALYNPGDRAARGGAGPRYLLGDPLPRTDR; encoded by the coding sequence TTGGAAAAGCGTGCTCTCACCATCGGCGACGTCGCGCGGCGTACCGGGCTCTCGGTGTCGGCCATCCGCTTCTACGAGGACCGCGGGCTGGTCAGCTCCTTTCGCACCGGGGGCAATCAGCGCCGGTTCGAACGGGCCGAGATCAGGCGCTTGTCGTTCGCGGTGATCGCGCAGCAGCTTGGACTGACCCTCGCCGAGATTGAGGCCGAACTGTCGCTCCTGCCGCATGGCCGCCCGCCGACCAGCGCGGACTGGCAGAAGATCAGCGCGCGCATCCGCGAGCGGCTGAACGTGAAGATCGCCCAGATCGAACGGACCCGCGACCTGCTTGACGGATGCATCGGCTGCGGGTGCCTCTCGATGGAGCGTTGCGCCCTGTACAACCCCGGCGATCGCGCCGCCCGCGGGGGCGCGGGACCCCGCTACCTGCTCGGCGACCCGCTCCCCAGGACCGACCGGTAG
- a CDS encoding VOC family protein, protein MAQPRIEHVNITVSNPGRAADLMRRLFGWRIRWEGPARDNGRTIHVGTDDSYIALYAPPGAGPDYGFSQGQPLNHIGVEVEDLAAVEALVLAEGFEPRFQGVYQPGPAHFYFTDHDDIEYEVVSYAGRA, encoded by the coding sequence TTGGCCCAGCCCCGTATCGAGCATGTGAACATCACCGTCAGCAATCCCGGCCGCGCCGCCGACCTGATGCGGCGGCTATTCGGCTGGCGCATCCGCTGGGAAGGGCCCGCTCGCGACAATGGCCGGACGATCCACGTCGGCACCGACGACAGCTACATCGCGCTTTATGCGCCGCCCGGCGCGGGGCCCGATTACGGGTTCAGCCAAGGCCAGCCGCTCAACCATATCGGGGTCGAGGTCGAAGACCTGGCCGCGGTGGAGGCGCTGGTTCTCGCCGAAGGGTTCGAGCCGCGCTTCCAGGGAGTCTACCAGCCGGGACCGGCGCACTTCTATTTCACCGACCACGACGACATCGAATATGAAGTCGTCAGCTATGCCGGTCGCGCCTGA
- a CDS encoding VOC family protein: MKSSAMPVAPDRGAHRLTGSHAGRAAAAARAVAEVALTDHAARPEITVKGISWVGIGTGSFDETVAFFTKVLGLEVALIQDPVAMLHAGPGAVVEIFGPGSSRGRPLNSPPSVAFEVEDVSAARDALVAAGVELIGEIGTWNGFEWLYFRGPEDYIFSVKTTPEAGWERS, translated from the coding sequence ATGAAGTCGTCAGCTATGCCGGTCGCGCCTGACCGTGGCGCGCACAGGCTCACCGGTTCGCATGCCGGCCGCGCGGCTGCGGCGGCACGCGCCGTCGCGGAGGTCGCGTTGACCGATCACGCCGCGCGCCCGGAAATCACGGTGAAGGGCATTTCCTGGGTCGGCATCGGCACCGGGTCATTCGACGAAACCGTCGCCTTCTTCACCAAGGTCCTCGGTCTCGAAGTGGCGCTGATCCAGGACCCGGTGGCGATGCTTCACGCCGGGCCTGGGGCCGTGGTCGAAATCTTCGGGCCCGGCAGCAGCCGCGGCAGGCCGCTCAATTCCCCGCCGTCCGTGGCTTTCGAAGTCGAGGACGTATCGGCGGCGCGGGATGCGCTGGTGGCCGCGGGGGTCGAGCTGATCGGCGAGATCGGGACCTGGAACGGCTTCGAGTGGCTCTACTTCCGCGGGCCCGAGGACTACATATTCTCGGTCAAGACGACCCCGGAGGCAGGCTGGGAGCGATCCTAG
- a CDS encoding MBL fold metallo-hydrolase, giving the protein MSEPPLKAAITPVTPLQQNCTLLWCTRTMKGAFVDPGGDLDKLKAVAAQHGVAVEKILLTHGHIDHAGEAGVLAKELGVRIEGPQEEDRFWISRLDDDGKRWGVRGIPFEPDRWLEDGDTVTVGDLTLGVRHCPGHTPGHIVFHHPESKLAIVGDVLFKGSIGRWDFPMGNHQQLVDSIVQKLWPMGEDTAFVPGHGPMSTFGHERRTNPLVGDRALASA; this is encoded by the coding sequence GTGAGCGAACCGCCGCTGAAGGCCGCGATCACGCCGGTCACCCCGCTGCAGCAGAATTGCACCCTGTTGTGGTGTACTCGGACGATGAAGGGCGCCTTCGTCGATCCCGGCGGCGACCTCGACAAGCTGAAGGCCGTCGCCGCCCAGCACGGGGTCGCGGTCGAAAAGATCCTGCTGACCCACGGCCATATCGACCATGCTGGCGAAGCGGGCGTTCTGGCCAAGGAATTGGGCGTACGGATCGAAGGCCCGCAGGAAGAAGACCGCTTCTGGATTTCGCGCCTCGACGACGACGGCAAGCGCTGGGGCGTTCGCGGCATCCCGTTCGAACCCGACCGCTGGCTGGAGGACGGCGACACCGTCACCGTCGGCGACCTCACGCTGGGGGTGCGCCATTGCCCCGGCCACACGCCCGGGCACATCGTTTTCCACCACCCGGAATCGAAGCTGGCGATCGTCGGCGACGTCCTCTTCAAGGGCTCGATCGGCCGCTGGGACTTTCCCATGGGCAATCACCAGCAACTGGTGGATTCGATCGTTCAGAAGCTCTGGCCGATGGGCGAGGACACCGCCTTCGTCCCCGGCCACGGCCCGATGTCCACCTTCGGCCACGAACGCCGCACCAACCCGCTGGTCGGCGACCGAGCACTGGCGTCCGCCTGA
- a CDS encoding dipeptidase, whose product MRRLVLAAAAAALAVTATTASAQPIDPKVMARIDRILKRTPLIDGHNDLPEQIRESHGMSVANLASGGAERAKPLMTDMARLRDGRVGGQFWSVYIDAGVQGDEAIRQTLEQIDVVTRLVKAYPGDLELAFTADDIERIHRRGRVASLIGVEGGHQMGGSMAALRQFHRLGARSLTLTHFATNDLADSATDDPKWGGLNDFGRAVVHEMNRLGMLVDLSHVSPDAMKAAIAESRAPVVFTHSNARAIEDHPRNVPDDVLALLRDRGGVVMVNFYTGYLSEPYRLWSAARAAEEARVKSLFVGQPDRSAAALRQWDSAHPVPAADVGLVADHLDHIARVAGYDHVGLGGDLDGIPYDLAPPGLNSVAGYPLLFAELIRRGWSDANLAKLAGGNILRAMRGAERVSAAMAAEPPSMAVPGQPK is encoded by the coding sequence ATGAGAAGACTCGTCCTTGCCGCGGCAGCGGCCGCGCTCGCCGTCACCGCCACTACGGCGTCCGCCCAGCCCATCGATCCCAAAGTGATGGCGCGGATCGACCGCATCCTGAAGCGCACGCCGCTGATCGACGGGCATAACGACCTGCCCGAACAGATCCGCGAAAGCCACGGCATGAGCGTCGCGAACCTCGCCAGCGGCGGCGCGGAGCGGGCCAAGCCGCTGATGACCGACATGGCCCGGCTGCGCGACGGCCGCGTCGGCGGACAATTCTGGTCGGTCTATATCGACGCCGGGGTCCAGGGCGACGAGGCCATCCGCCAGACGCTGGAACAGATCGACGTCGTCACCCGGCTGGTCAAAGCCTATCCGGGCGACCTCGAACTGGCGTTCACCGCCGACGATATCGAGCGCATCCACCGCCGCGGCCGGGTCGCCTCGCTGATCGGGGTCGAAGGCGGGCACCAGATGGGCGGGTCGATGGCCGCGCTGCGCCAGTTCCATCGCCTTGGCGCGCGCTCCCTGACGCTGACCCACTTCGCGACCAACGACCTGGCCGACAGCGCCACCGACGATCCCAAGTGGGGCGGGCTCAACGACTTCGGCCGGGCCGTGGTCCATGAAATGAACCGCCTCGGCATGCTCGTCGACCTGTCGCACGTGTCGCCCGATGCGATGAAGGCCGCCATCGCCGAAAGCCGCGCGCCGGTCGTCTTCACCCACAGCAACGCCCGCGCCATCGAGGACCATCCGCGCAACGTCCCCGACGACGTGCTCGCCCTGTTGCGCGACCGGGGCGGGGTGGTGATGGTCAATTTCTACACCGGCTACCTGTCGGAGCCCTATCGGCTGTGGAGCGCCGCCCGCGCCGCCGAGGAAGCGCGCGTCAAATCCCTGTTCGTCGGCCAGCCCGACCGCAGCGCCGCGGCGCTCAGGCAATGGGACTCCGCCCACCCGGTCCCGGCCGCCGACGTCGGCCTCGTCGCCGACCATCTCGACCATATCGCGCGCGTTGCCGGGTACGATCATGTCGGCCTTGGCGGCGACCTCGACGGCATCCCCTACGATCTGGCGCCGCCCGGGTTGAACAGCGTTGCCGGCTATCCCCTGCTGTTCGCCGAACTGATCCGCCGCGGCTGGAGCGATGCGAACCTGGCCAAGCTCGCCGGCGGCAACATCCTGCGCGCGATGCGCGGCGCGGAACGGGTCAGCGCGGCCATGGCCGCCGAACCGCCGTCGATGGCCGTGCCCGGACAGCCCAAGTGA
- the pdeM gene encoding ligase-associated DNA damage response endonuclease PdeM: MVPLSFAGETFSAAPSGALYWPARRTLLVADLHLEKASWYARLGQLLPPYDSRATLETLTEEVDRTGATSLYCLGDSFHDRFGCDRLPADSRAMLIGLTERLDWTWIVGNHDPGFADHCGGAIVEEALVGGILLRHEARADEARPEMSGHFHPKLRLSVNGKRVARRCFVASDRKLILPAFGALTGGLDVWHPEIIRAIAGEAVALVPAAGRLLRFPIAA; the protein is encoded by the coding sequence ATGGTTCCCCTTTCGTTCGCAGGCGAAACGTTCTCCGCTGCCCCGTCCGGCGCGCTGTACTGGCCCGCCCGGCGGACGCTGCTGGTCGCCGACCTGCACCTTGAAAAGGCCAGCTGGTACGCGCGGCTGGGGCAGCTTCTCCCGCCCTACGATTCGCGGGCCACGCTCGAAACGCTGACGGAAGAGGTCGATCGCACCGGCGCGACCAGCCTCTATTGCCTGGGCGACAGCTTTCACGACCGCTTCGGCTGCGACCGCTTGCCGGCGGATTCGCGGGCGATGCTGATCGGGCTTACCGAGCGGCTCGACTGGACGTGGATCGTCGGCAATCACGATCCGGGCTTCGCCGACCATTGCGGCGGGGCCATCGTCGAGGAAGCGCTGGTCGGCGGCATCCTGCTGCGCCACGAGGCGCGCGCTGACGAGGCACGGCCGGAAATGTCCGGCCATTTCCATCCCAAGCTGCGGCTTTCGGTCAACGGCAAGCGGGTCGCGCGCCGCTGTTTCGTCGCGTCGGACCGCAAGCTGATCCTGCCCGCGTTCGGCGCGCTGACCGGCGGGCTCGACGTGTGGCACCCCGAAATCATCCGCGCCATCGCCGGGGAAGCGGTCGCTCTGGTCCCGGCCGCGGGGCGCCTGCTGCGCTTCCCGATCGCGGCCTAG
- a CDS encoding M20/M25/M40 family metallo-hydrolase, translating into MHSHRIVRGAVSALLVASALQGLSPAAAKPPAPVVAAIQADEAAAVKRLQQWIALPTIANMGVNHAEGAAHMRQLALDAGFQQGEVIKTAGVPAVFATLDAGAPTTLGVYFMYDVKHYDPKEWNSPPLEARLVDRPGEGKAIVGRGAVNQKGPETAFLAAVKAFKDSGTKLPVNLVLVAEGEEEIGSPNFPQALASPAVQAALGKAAGVFIPGASQSSTGSVSTELGAKGVIEVQLISSGEKWGRGPNKDVHSSLMASVDNPAWRLVKALNTLVEDDGFTPAIDGYFENVRPLTAREKQIIAEEVAAGDEADIKKSLGIRTWAKDENFLTSSIRLAQRPTVNIQGLVSGYTGPGGKTVLPGRAEAKMDLRLVPNMTYDEAVTKLKAHLAKRGFSDIEVVVSGGYSPTEVAEDSVMIRAAQATLNGAGIENTLSARAAGSWPGVMFTGAPLKLPALGFGAGRGGGAHAPNEWFLVDSTNPKVAGMAEQSEIYADFLYEVAKAAAK; encoded by the coding sequence ATGCATTCACACCGGATCGTTCGCGGCGCCGTCAGCGCGCTGCTCGTGGCCAGCGCGCTTCAGGGATTAAGTCCGGCGGCGGCCAAGCCCCCGGCACCGGTGGTGGCCGCGATCCAGGCGGACGAAGCGGCGGCGGTCAAGCGGCTGCAGCAATGGATCGCGTTGCCGACCATCGCCAACATGGGCGTCAACCATGCCGAGGGCGCGGCCCACATGCGCCAGCTCGCGCTCGATGCCGGGTTCCAGCAGGGGGAGGTGATCAAGACCGCGGGCGTGCCGGCGGTATTCGCGACGCTGGATGCGGGCGCGCCGACCACGCTTGGCGTCTATTTCATGTACGACGTGAAGCATTACGACCCGAAGGAATGGAATTCGCCGCCGCTGGAAGCGCGGCTGGTCGACCGGCCGGGCGAGGGCAAGGCGATCGTCGGGCGCGGCGCGGTCAACCAGAAGGGGCCGGAAACGGCCTTCCTGGCCGCCGTAAAGGCGTTCAAGGATTCGGGCACCAAGCTGCCGGTCAACCTTGTGCTGGTCGCGGAAGGCGAAGAGGAAATCGGCTCGCCGAACTTCCCGCAGGCGCTGGCCAGCCCGGCGGTGCAGGCGGCGCTGGGCAAGGCCGCCGGCGTGTTCATCCCAGGCGCGTCGCAGTCGAGCACCGGGTCGGTGTCGACCGAACTTGGCGCCAAGGGCGTGATCGAGGTCCAGCTGATTTCCAGCGGGGAAAAGTGGGGCCGCGGCCCCAACAAGGACGTCCATTCCAGCCTGATGGCGAGCGTCGACAATCCCGCCTGGCGGCTGGTCAAGGCGCTCAACACCTTGGTTGAGGACGACGGCTTCACGCCGGCGATCGACGGCTATTTCGAGAACGTCCGCCCGCTGACCGCGCGCGAAAAGCAGATCATCGCGGAGGAAGTGGCGGCCGGCGACGAAGCCGACATTAAGAAGTCGCTGGGCATCCGGACCTGGGCCAAGGACGAGAATTTCCTGACCAGTTCGATCCGGCTGGCGCAGCGCCCGACGGTCAACATCCAGGGGCTCGTCAGCGGTTACACCGGCCCGGGCGGCAAGACCGTCCTGCCCGGCCGCGCCGAGGCCAAGATGGACCTGCGGCTGGTGCCCAACATGACCTACGACGAAGCGGTGACCAAGCTGAAGGCGCACCTTGCCAAGCGCGGCTTTTCCGACATCGAAGTGGTGGTCAGCGGCGGCTACAGCCCGACCGAAGTGGCCGAGGACAGCGTGATGATCCGCGCGGCGCAGGCGACGCTCAACGGGGCCGGGATCGAAAACACCCTATCGGCGCGGGCCGCGGGCAGCTGGCCCGGCGTAATGTTCACCGGCGCGCCGCTCAAGCTTCCGGCGCTCGGCTTCGGCGCGGGCCGCGGCGGCGGCGCGCATGCGCCGAACGAATGGTTCCTGGTGGATTCGACCAATCCCAAGGTAGCGGGCATGGCCGAACAGTCGGAAATCTACGCCGACTTCCTTTACGAAGTGGCGAAGGCGGCGGCGAAATAG
- a CDS encoding ligase-associated DNA damage response DEXH box helicase, translating into MSAVALPPQVDSWFAGRGWAPRRHQFEMLQAARRGRDALLVAATGSGKTLAGFLPSICDLIDRPADGLHTLYVSPLKALGVDVQRNLLGPIEEMGLDIRVETRSGDTPSDRKARQRIKPPQILLTTPESLSLLLSYPDSNEMFAGLRTIVIDELHAFAREKRGDLLALSMARLQRLSPDLRRVGLSATISDPDAYRTWLARDGDEDRVELVIGDPGAEPDLSILIPESKIPWGGHSGRHAAREVMTLIEQHKTTLVFCNTRSLAELIFQDLWAVNDKALPIGIHHGSLALEARRKVEAAMSAGRLRGLVATASLDLGIDWGDIDLVVQMGAPKGSSRLLQRIGRANHRLDEPSKGMIVPGNRFEYLEARAALDAIDDGELDPEIFRPGTLDVLAQHILGMACAAPFLPDELLAEIRSAAPYAGLEKATFEEVLGFISTGGYALKAYDRFRRLTQDPDGRWRLSRPQIAQQHRLNAGVIVDQPLLTVRFRNGRKLGTIEEGYASTLSPGDHFFFCGLSLEVEQFKDTDIIVHASTAQARVVTYGGQRMSLSTHLANRVRGMLADRNDWQRFPDDVREWLEVQDRRSRIPEPNELLVETFRHDKLHYMVAYSFDGWNAHQSLGMLVTRRMETAGLKPMGFVANDYAIACYGLEPVIDPKALFSPDILEREFIDWVENSYLLKKAFREVAVIGGLVERQHPGRKKTGRQVSFSTDLIYDVLRRFEPQHLLLRAAWDDARARMTELGRLVRLVDRAAATMVHVDTGRITPMAVPLMVIIGREALPSGTQADDSLLLQAEELANAAMGE; encoded by the coding sequence CTGAGCGCGGTCGCGCTTCCACCCCAGGTCGATAGCTGGTTCGCCGGCCGCGGCTGGGCCCCGCGGCGGCACCAGTTCGAAATGCTGCAGGCCGCGCGGCGCGGGCGCGATGCGCTGCTCGTCGCCGCGACCGGCTCGGGCAAGACACTGGCCGGTTTCCTGCCCAGCATCTGCGACCTGATCGACCGTCCGGCCGACGGCCTGCATACGCTCTACGTTTCGCCGCTCAAGGCGCTGGGCGTCGACGTGCAACGCAACCTGCTCGGCCCGATCGAGGAGATGGGGCTCGACATCCGCGTCGAGACACGCAGCGGCGACACGCCGTCGGACCGCAAGGCGCGCCAGCGGATCAAGCCGCCGCAAATCCTGCTGACGACCCCGGAATCGCTCAGCCTGCTGCTCAGCTATCCCGACAGCAACGAGATGTTCGCCGGGCTGCGCACGATCGTCATCGACGAACTGCATGCCTTCGCCCGCGAAAAGCGCGGCGACTTGCTGGCCCTGTCGATGGCGCGGCTGCAACGGCTGTCGCCGGACCTTCGCCGGGTCGGCCTGTCGGCGACCATTTCGGATCCCGACGCCTACCGCACCTGGCTGGCGCGCGACGGGGACGAGGACCGCGTCGAACTGGTCATCGGCGATCCGGGCGCGGAGCCGGACCTGTCGATTCTCATCCCCGAAAGCAAGATTCCGTGGGGCGGCCATTCGGGCCGCCACGCGGCGCGCGAGGTGATGACCCTCATCGAACAGCACAAGACGACCCTCGTATTCTGCAACACCCGCAGCCTGGCCGAACTGATCTTCCAGGACCTGTGGGCGGTGAACGACAAGGCGCTGCCGATCGGCATCCACCACGGCAGCCTGGCGCTGGAGGCGCGGCGCAAGGTCGAAGCGGCGATGTCCGCCGGCCGGCTGCGCGGGCTGGTCGCAACCGCCAGCCTCGACCTCGGCATCGACTGGGGCGACATCGACCTCGTCGTGCAGATGGGCGCGCCCAAGGGCAGCTCGCGCCTGCTGCAGCGGATCGGGCGCGCCAACCACCGGCTAGACGAGCCGTCCAAGGGCATGATCGTGCCCGGCAACCGGTTCGAATATCTCGAGGCGCGGGCCGCGCTCGACGCGATCGACGATGGCGAGCTGGACCCGGAGATTTTCCGCCCCGGGACACTCGACGTCCTTGCCCAGCATATTCTCGGCATGGCCTGCGCAGCGCCCTTCCTGCCCGACGAATTGCTCGCCGAAATCCGCTCCGCCGCGCCGTATGCGGGACTTGAAAAGGCCACGTTCGAAGAGGTGCTCGGCTTCATTTCCACCGGTGGCTACGCGCTCAAAGCCTATGATCGCTTCCGCCGGCTGACCCAGGATCCCGACGGCCGGTGGCGCCTGTCCCGGCCGCAGATCGCGCAGCAGCACCGGCTCAACGCCGGGGTCATCGTCGATCAGCCGCTGCTCACCGTCCGCTTCCGCAACGGCCGCAAGCTCGGCACGATCGAGGAAGGCTATGCCTCGACGCTCTCGCCCGGCGACCATTTCTTCTTCTGCGGGCTGAGCCTGGAGGTCGAGCAGTTCAAGGACACCGACATCATCGTCCACGCCAGCACCGCGCAGGCGCGGGTGGTCACCTACGGCGGCCAGCGGATGAGCCTGTCGACCCACCTTGCCAACCGCGTCCGCGGCATGCTCGCCGACCGCAACGACTGGCAACGCTTTCCCGACGACGTGCGCGAATGGCTGGAGGTGCAGGATCGCCGCAGCCGCATTCCCGAACCCAATGAATTGCTGGTCGAAACCTTCCGCCACGACAAATTGCATTACATGGTCGCCTACAGCTTCGACGGCTGGAACGCGCACCAGTCGCTGGGCATGCTGGTCACCCGGCGGATGGAAACCGCGGGGCTTAAGCCGATGGGTTTCGTCGCCAACGATTATGCGATCGCCTGCTACGGGCTGGAACCGGTGATCGATCCCAAGGCGCTCTTCTCCCCCGACATCCTCGAACGCGAATTCATCGACTGGGTCGAAAACAGCTATCTGCTCAAGAAGGCCTTTCGCGAGGTGGCGGTGATCGGCGGGCTGGTCGAACGCCAGCACCCCGGCCGCAAGAAGACCGGGCGGCAGGTCAGCTTTTCGACCGACCTCATCTACGACGTGCTGCGCCGGTTCGAACCGCAGCACCTGCTGCTGCGCGCCGCGTGGGACGATGCTCGGGCACGGATGACCGAACTGGGCCGGCTGGTGCGGCTGGTCGATCGCGCCGCGGCGACGATGGTCCATGTCGATACCGGGCGGATCACGCCGATGGCCGTGCCCCTGATGGTGATCATCGGCCGCGAAGCGCTGCCGTCGGGCACGCAAGCCGACGATTCGTTGCTGTTGCAGGCCGAAGAGCTGGCCAATGCCGCGATGGGCGAATGA
- a CDS encoding ligase-associated DNA damage response exonuclease has product MARLGSCIEVFPEGIYVRPADAWIDPAQPKPRAMVTHGHGDHARGGHGAVLATPETLAIMGVRYGDQNGQPVAYGESVKVGDVDVSFVPAGHVLGSAQIVLEHKGERVVVSGDYKRRADPTCEPFVPVPCDVFITEATFGLPVFRHPDIGGEMDRLLARLHADPARCVLIGAYALGKAQRVIAELRRRGHSDPIYYHGALERLCQLYQEHGIDLGELRHVTKDTTKDEMRGHIVIAPPGALNDRWSRRLPDPVTAMASGWMRIRQRARQSNIELPLVISDHADWDELTATIREVAPREVWITHGREEALKHWCMIHQIKARELNLVGYEDEDD; this is encoded by the coding sequence ATGGCGCGACTAGGTTCCTGCATCGAGGTTTTTCCGGAGGGCATTTATGTCCGCCCTGCCGACGCGTGGATAGACCCGGCGCAGCCCAAGCCCCGGGCGATGGTCACGCACGGCCATGGCGACCATGCCCGCGGCGGGCACGGCGCGGTGCTGGCAACCCCCGAGACGCTGGCGATCATGGGCGTTCGCTACGGCGACCAGAACGGTCAGCCGGTGGCCTATGGCGAAAGCGTGAAGGTCGGCGACGTCGACGTCAGCTTCGTCCCCGCCGGCCACGTGCTGGGATCGGCGCAGATCGTTCTGGAGCACAAGGGCGAGCGGGTGGTGGTGTCGGGCGACTACAAACGCCGCGCCGACCCGACCTGCGAACCGTTCGTCCCGGTGCCGTGCGACGTGTTCATCACCGAAGCGACCTTCGGCCTGCCGGTGTTTCGCCATCCGGACATTGGCGGCGAAATGGACCGGCTGCTCGCCCGGCTCCACGCGGACCCGGCGCGGTGCGTGCTGATCGGGGCCTATGCGCTGGGCAAGGCGCAACGGGTGATCGCCGAGCTTCGCCGACGCGGCCACAGCGACCCGATCTATTATCACGGCGCGCTCGAGCGGCTGTGCCAGCTGTATCAGGAGCATGGCATCGACCTTGGCGAATTGCGCCACGTCACCAAGGACACCACCAAGGACGAGATGCGCGGGCATATCGTCATCGCCCCGCCGGGCGCGCTCAACGACCGCTGGTCGCGGCGGCTGCCCGACCCGGTGACGGCGATGGCATCGGGCTGGATGCGCATTCGCCAGCGGGCGCGCCAGTCGAACATCGAACTGCCGCTGGTCATTTCCGACCATGCGGACTGGGACGAGCTGACCGCCACCATCCGTGAGGTCGCCCCGCGCGAAGTGTGGATCACCCACGGCCGCGAGGAAGCGTTGAAGCATTGGTGCATGATCCACCAGATCAAGGCGCGCGAGCTCAACCTGGTCGGTTACGAAGACGAGGACGATTGA